The genomic DNA CCGGTCGTTTATAAACGAAACTACGGACCGTGAAACACGGGACAATGAACGGCTGGAATTCTTCGGAGATACCGTCCTTGACTTCTTTCTCAGTCAACTGCTCCTGGAGCTCTTTCCTGAGAGCCGTGAAGGAGAGTTGACAAAAATAAGGGCATCCCTTGTGGATGAGGATAGCCTGGCGATGGTTGCACGGTCCGTAGGCATCGGCAGCGTCCTCCGGCTCGGACGGGGTGAAGAACGTAGCGGCGGACGTGAAAGGAAATCTATCCTGGCAGATGCCTATGAGGCACTTCTTGCCGCAGTGTACCTGGACGGCGGTCCGGAACCTGCTCGGGTGCTCGTGAAGAAGCACCTCCAGTTCCTTCTCGACAAACGGCAATCGGTGGCTGCCCAGGATTTCAAGACCGATCTCCAGGAACTTACGCAGTCCCGGTTTGGCACTGCTCCAAAGTACATGCTGCGAAAAACCGAAGGACCTGATCACGACCGCACTTTCACTGTCGCTGTCTTTGTAGGTGCCCGCTGTATCGGTGAGGGTAAGGGCCGGAGCAAGAAAGAGGCCGAGCAGAAGGCGGCGAGCAAGGGTATTGAACTGCTTAAGCGAGAGTCGGAATGATTCGGCGCCCAGTGGTCCCTTTTTTTATCTCCCACCATGGATGCCCCCACCAATGCGTATTTTGCGATCAGAACTCTATTGCTGGCGAGAGCCGCAGGCTCCCCACTGCCGATGCCATTGTTGAGAAGATCCGAAACTACATGCGCAGTTCGGGAGGAGGGGTGGTCGATGTCGCTTTTTTCGGGGGTACGTTTACGGCACTACCGACGGACGTTCAGGAACAACTCTTGGAGCCTCTGAAGCCGCTTGTGTCGCAGGGGCATGTCGGAAGCATCCGAGTCTCGACCCGCCCAGATGCTATCGACGTGGAAAGGGTAGAACTGCTGGATCGTTATGGTGTGACCACCGTTGAACTGGGGGCCCAGTCCCTGGATGAAGATGTCCTTGTAAGCTCCGGCCGCGGTCACACGGTTGAGGACGTGTTAGCTGCGTGTGCTCTCCTGAAGGAGCGGGGATTCGCCGTGGGGCTTCAACTTATGGTGGGCCTGCCTGGAGACTCCGGTGCCCGTTCTCTGGTTTCACTTGAGCGCGCACTGGCCCTGGCTCCCGACTTTCTGCGAATATATCCAGCTCTTGTCATTTCCGGAACAGAGCTTGAGCGGCTCTACCGCCAGGGAGCATACATCCCGCTTTCGCTGAAAGAGGCCGTTGTGCGATGCAAGGTCCTGCTGACGATGGCGGAACGAGCCGGCGTTCCGGTTATACGTCTCGGGCTCCAGCCGACTGAGGAGTTATGTTCCTCCGGGGCGATAACGGCAGGACCTTTCCATCCGGCATTTCGACAGCTGGTTGAGAGTCAGAGATTTTTTGATCTTCTAGCTTCCCTTTCTCCCGAAGGCGCTACGGTTCGGGTTCATTGTGCCGCCGGGAGAGTTTCTGATGTCGTTGGACAAAGGGGAGAAAACCGCGAGAGGCTTTTTCGGGAATGCGGGGTGAGGCTGGCTGCAGTGGAGGTCGATCCGTCACTAACCGCACCTGAAGTTCAAGTCCAAACCACAA from Geobacter sp. DSM 9736 includes the following:
- a CDS encoding elongator complex protein 3 translates to MIRRPVVPFFISHHGCPHQCVFCDQNSIAGESRRLPTADAIVEKIRNYMRSSGGGVVDVAFFGGTFTALPTDVQEQLLEPLKPLVSQGHVGSIRVSTRPDAIDVERVELLDRYGVTTVELGAQSLDEDVLVSSGRGHTVEDVLAACALLKERGFAVGLQLMVGLPGDSGARSLVSLERALALAPDFLRIYPALVISGTELERLYRQGAYIPLSLKEAVVRCKVLLTMAERAGVPVIRLGLQPTEELCSSGAITAGPFHPAFRQLVESQRFFDLLASLSPEGATVRVHCAAGRVSDVVGQRGENRERLFRECGVRLAAVEVDPSLTAPEVQVQTTMWTRRGHLLQDLHYLPEVA
- the rnc gene encoding ribonuclease III: MRERRDNGSGPMEADPEKLFELQDLIGHRFTDCSLLVEALTHRSFINETTDRETRDNERLEFFGDTVLDFFLSQLLLELFPESREGELTKIRASLVDEDSLAMVARSVGIGSVLRLGRGEERSGGRERKSILADAYEALLAAVYLDGGPEPARVLVKKHLQFLLDKRQSVAAQDFKTDLQELTQSRFGTAPKYMLRKTEGPDHDRTFTVAVFVGARCIGEGKGRSKKEAEQKAASKGIELLKRESE